One Pantoea trifolii DNA segment encodes these proteins:
- a CDS encoding TetR/AcrR family transcriptional regulator: protein MSKTPTIDTKSRERGRPREFDIEQALDKAMIVFRQKGFHAASLNDLGEAMGLTAGSIYKAFKDKRSLFLLVFERYLSVRNADLRQRLAQFTTGREKLSELLQFYLDSARAVEGRTGCLVVGSAVELQVLDDDLSQLVSEAVIRNKNFLASLLKQGQEDGSVTPNLDVDTAAGLILCIAFGMRVVGKITDVKDEPETIKLVMKLLD, encoded by the coding sequence ATGAGCAAAACGCCAACCATCGACACGAAAAGCAGAGAGCGTGGCCGCCCAAGAGAGTTCGATATCGAACAGGCTCTGGACAAAGCCATGATCGTTTTTCGTCAAAAGGGGTTTCATGCCGCTTCATTGAACGATTTGGGCGAGGCGATGGGGCTGACGGCGGGCAGCATTTATAAGGCTTTCAAAGACAAGCGCAGCCTGTTTCTGCTGGTGTTTGAACGCTACCTTTCGGTGCGCAATGCCGATCTGCGTCAGCGTCTGGCGCAGTTCACCACGGGCCGCGAGAAGCTCAGCGAGCTGCTGCAGTTTTACCTCGATTCCGCGCGGGCGGTGGAAGGTCGCACCGGCTGTTTAGTGGTGGGCAGCGCAGTGGAGCTACAGGTGCTGGATGACGATCTCTCGCAACTGGTGAGTGAAGCGGTCATACGCAATAAAAACTTCCTTGCCTCGTTACTTAAGCAGGGCCAGGAAGATGGATCGGTAACGCCCAATCTGGATGTCGATACCGCCGCCGGATTGATCCTCTGTATCGCCTTTGGCATGCGCGTTGTGGGCAAGATCACGGATGTAAAAGATGAACCTGAGACCATCAAGTTAGTAATGAAGCTGCTGGACTAA
- a CDS encoding CsbD family protein — protein sequence MNEDRISGNWKQFKGKVKEKWGDLTDDDMTVVEGKRDQLVGKIQERYGYEKDRAEKEVKEWEDSNKFHW from the coding sequence ATGAACGAAGATCGTATTAGCGGCAACTGGAAGCAGTTCAAAGGGAAAGTGAAGGAAAAATGGGGCGACCTGACTGATGATGATATGACCGTGGTCGAGGGAAAACGCGATCAGCTGGTCGGTAAAATCCAGGAACGCTACGGTTATGAAAAAGACCGTGCGGAGAAAGAAGTCAAAGAGTGGGAAGATTCGAATAAGTTCCACTGGTAA
- a CDS encoding GlxA family transcriptional regulator — translation MKTFLIIVPDGGMLFEAAGIADILMRANQHLPVGVDQQRYRVSLATTQSHQVIHGQSGLNLLADLKLADLDPRSAWDTIMITGRGDSAEEGNMVVDFIKLAAPQARRVVSVCGGAMLLAESGLLAGRRATTHWRLLDTLQSRYPEIQVEGGPLFIQDGPIWTSGGVSSGFDLTLALVEEDFGFSVARDIAQDMVMYLRRPGGQMQFSRFHLQTPSGIGPIAELQRWIRANLADDLSVEKLAERVAMSPRNFTRVFTRETGAPPARYVAEARLAAAREQLEQSNDTLDRIAQHTGFGSSINLRRSFERQLHLTPGEYRQRFHCRKLA, via the coding sequence ATGAAAACCTTTCTGATTATTGTGCCCGACGGCGGCATGCTGTTTGAAGCGGCGGGTATCGCCGACATCCTGATGCGCGCCAATCAGCACCTTCCGGTTGGCGTTGACCAGCAACGCTATCGCGTCAGCCTCGCCACCACTCAATCGCATCAGGTGATCCACGGCCAATCCGGCCTCAATCTATTAGCCGACCTCAAACTGGCCGATCTCGATCCGCGCAGTGCGTGGGACACCATCATGATCACCGGACGCGGCGACAGCGCGGAAGAAGGCAATATGGTGGTCGATTTCATTAAGCTGGCGGCTCCGCAGGCGCGCCGCGTAGTGTCGGTGTGTGGCGGCGCGATGCTACTGGCGGAATCCGGCTTGCTGGCGGGTCGCCGCGCCACCACGCACTGGCGCTTGCTCGATACCTTGCAGTCGCGCTATCCCGAGATTCAGGTGGAAGGCGGCCCGCTGTTTATTCAGGACGGACCGATCTGGACCTCCGGCGGCGTCAGCTCGGGCTTTGATCTGACATTGGCGCTGGTGGAGGAGGATTTCGGCTTTAGCGTGGCGCGTGATATCGCGCAGGATATGGTGATGTATCTGCGTCGTCCCGGCGGACAGATGCAGTTCAGCCGTTTTCATCTGCAAACGCCGAGCGGCATTGGCCCGATCGCTGAACTGCAGCGCTGGATCCGCGCCAACCTCGCCGACGACCTGTCGGTGGAGAAGCTGGCGGAGCGCGTCGCCATGAGCCCGCGCAACTTTACCCGCGTGTTCACCCGTGAAACCGGCGCACCGCCCGCGCGCTATGTGGCCGAAGCGCGCCTCGCCGCCGCGCGTGAACAGCTGGAACAAAGCAACGACACGCTGGATCGCATCGCGCAACATACCGGCTTCGGCAGCAGCATCAATTTACGACGCAGCTTTGAGCGCCAGTTGCATCTCACGCCGGGCGAATATCGCCAACGCTTTCACTGCAGAAAATTGGCGTAA
- a CDS encoding MFS transporter, with product MANTDSTLPHASGARASHSKTGRLAAASSIGTALEWYDFTVYNIMAALVFNHVFFPSFDPLVGTILAFSTYAVGYISRPVGGFIFGHLGDVAGRKAVLITTLVIMGVTTALMGLLPGYAVWGIWSPVLLVALRFIQGIALGGEWAGAVLLSMEHGDANKRGRNASFAQVGPSCGTLIGTGFITLVTVALSGEQFQEWGWRIPFLLSLLLVMFGLWLRRGVEETPTFVAMQQAEKTTHTPLKEVFVRYPRELLIAGGSRIGSDVLYALVVVFTLTYVTTVLQLPRPLALMATMLGAIGNAITVPMFGALSDKLGRRPVYIAGALLAIVWSFVFFVLLDSSQPVLIVLAVIGGLLIHAVMYGPQAAFVTEQFPSHVRYAGSSLAYTLAGIIGGGFAPLIITTLYKEMGSTLWVSLYVSLALLITLFALWKAKETAHRPL from the coding sequence ATGGCTAATACCGACTCAACGTTGCCGCACGCTTCCGGCGCGCGCGCCAGCCACAGCAAAACAGGTCGCCTCGCGGCGGCCAGCTCCATTGGAACCGCGCTGGAGTGGTATGACTTCACGGTCTACAACATCATGGCGGCGCTGGTGTTTAACCACGTATTTTTCCCCAGCTTCGATCCGCTGGTCGGCACGATTCTGGCGTTTTCCACCTATGCGGTCGGCTACATCTCCCGTCCGGTGGGCGGCTTTATCTTTGGTCATCTCGGTGATGTCGCCGGGCGTAAAGCGGTATTAATCACCACATTAGTGATTATGGGCGTCACCACCGCGCTGATGGGCCTGCTGCCCGGCTATGCGGTGTGGGGCATCTGGAGTCCGGTGCTGTTGGTGGCCTTGCGCTTTATTCAGGGCATTGCATTAGGCGGTGAGTGGGCCGGTGCGGTGTTGCTGTCGATGGAGCATGGCGATGCCAACAAGCGTGGCCGTAACGCCTCGTTTGCGCAGGTGGGGCCATCGTGCGGGACCTTGATTGGCACCGGATTTATCACGCTGGTGACGGTGGCCTTGAGCGGCGAGCAGTTTCAGGAGTGGGGATGGCGCATTCCGTTCCTGCTGAGTCTGCTGCTGGTGATGTTTGGTTTATGGCTGCGTCGCGGCGTGGAAGAGACACCGACCTTTGTCGCGATGCAGCAGGCGGAGAAAACCACCCATACGCCGCTGAAAGAGGTGTTTGTGCGCTATCCGCGCGAGCTATTGATCGCGGGCGGTTCACGCATTGGCTCTGACGTGCTGTATGCGCTGGTGGTGGTATTCACTCTCACTTACGTCACCACTGTGCTGCAGCTGCCGCGTCCGCTGGCGTTGATGGCCACCATGCTCGGTGCGATCGGCAATGCGATCACGGTACCGATGTTTGGCGCGCTCTCCGACAAACTCGGCCGTCGCCCGGTTTACATTGCCGGTGCGCTACTGGCCATTGTCTGGTCGTTTGTGTTCTTTGTGCTGCTGGATAGCTCACAGCCGGTGCTGATCGTGCTGGCGGTGATTGGCGGCTTGCTGATTCATGCGGTGATGTACGGACCGCAGGCGGCGTTTGTCACCGAACAGTTCCCCAGCCATGTGCGCTACGCCGGATCGTCATTGGCTTATACGCTGGCGGGCATCATCGGCGGCGGCTTTGCGCCCTTGATCATTACAACCTTGTACAAAGAGATGGGCAGCACGCTGTGGGTATCGCTGTATGTCAGCCTGGCATTACTGATCACGCTATTTGCGCTGTGGAAGGCGAAAGAGACCGCGCATCGCCCGCTTTAA
- a CDS encoding DUF4286 family protein has product MTQPHGMLFVATNIDAADEADFNQWYDHEHVEERVAISGFLSGTRYQAVNAERKYLGLYETTSLEAFTSADYHAAFTSQTAWSVKNLNKMVNPMRRVCTISHQHGQGTGSHLAVLTLKAGTDVASLGNWQSSVQHTPGYIASRLLTPDTTLSSPLPRETSATRPMHPMLLLICRDAQVCKTLAADAAQALNVDVQLYSLSWQLTKQEMAHG; this is encoded by the coding sequence ATGACTCAACCCCACGGCATGCTGTTTGTCGCCACCAATATCGATGCTGCAGATGAAGCGGATTTCAACCAATGGTACGACCACGAACACGTTGAAGAGCGCGTGGCGATCAGCGGCTTTCTTAGCGGTACGCGTTATCAGGCGGTGAATGCCGAACGCAAATACCTCGGCCTGTACGAAACCACATCGCTGGAAGCCTTTACCAGCGCGGATTATCACGCCGCCTTCACAAGCCAGACCGCATGGTCGGTGAAGAATCTCAACAAGATGGTCAATCCGATGCGCCGCGTCTGCACCATCTCCCATCAGCATGGACAAGGCACTGGCAGCCATCTGGCGGTGCTGACGTTGAAAGCCGGTACAGATGTTGCATCGCTGGGCAACTGGCAAAGCAGCGTGCAGCACACGCCGGGCTACATCGCCTCACGTTTGCTGACGCCTGACACCACGCTGAGCTCGCCGCTGCCACGTGAAACCAGCGCAACGCGACCGATGCATCCGATGCTGCTGCTGATCTGCCGCGACGCGCAGGTGTGTAAAACCCTCGCCGCCGACGCCGCGCAGGCGCTTAACGTGGATGTACAGCTCTACTCCCTCAGCTGGCAGTTAACCAAACAGGAGATGGCTCATGGCTAA
- a CDS encoding alpha/beta hydrolase, with protein sequence MKNTLKIWSICLLATSFIAAAQAEPLVIQEQGSFAAGGTVITAPGQFDAKKPLDAAGQTYHGDHAAVFYQIPPHAHKYPIVMLHGAGQFSRTWESTPDGREGFQNLFLRRGFATYLVDQPRRGSAGRSTVESTLTPKPDEQLWFNQFRLGVWPNFFKGVQFSQDKEALNQYFRQMTPNTGSFDVNVISDALSAVVDKSGPAILFTHSQDSWRVRLAMARQWRDVVNKHGGDVQVIHLPEIGIKGNTHFPFSDLNNVQIADQVSHFLQQKHLQ encoded by the coding sequence TTGAAAAATACGCTTAAAATCTGGAGCATCTGTCTGCTGGCGACCAGCTTTATCGCCGCCGCACAGGCGGAACCTTTAGTGATTCAGGAACAAGGTAGTTTTGCGGCGGGCGGCACGGTGATAACCGCGCCAGGGCAGTTCGATGCCAAAAAGCCGCTGGATGCCGCAGGCCAGACTTATCATGGCGATCACGCGGCGGTGTTTTATCAAATTCCACCGCATGCGCATAAATATCCCATCGTGATGCTGCACGGCGCCGGGCAGTTTTCCCGCACCTGGGAAAGCACGCCGGATGGCCGCGAAGGCTTCCAGAACCTCTTTCTGCGGCGCGGATTTGCCACCTATCTGGTTGATCAGCCGCGTCGCGGTAGCGCCGGTCGCAGTACGGTGGAGAGCACGCTAACGCCGAAACCGGATGAGCAGCTGTGGTTCAATCAGTTCCGTCTCGGCGTGTGGCCCAACTTCTTCAAAGGCGTGCAGTTCTCACAGGACAAAGAGGCGCTGAACCAATACTTCCGCCAGATGACGCCCAATACCGGGTCGTTTGACGTCAATGTGATTTCGGATGCGCTCTCCGCCGTGGTCGATAAAAGCGGTCCCGCTATTCTGTTTACCCATTCGCAGGACAGCTGGCGCGTAAGGCTGGCGATGGCGCGCCAGTGGCGAGATGTGGTGAATAAACACGGTGGCGATGTGCAGGTAATTCACCTGCCGGAAATCGGCATTAAAGGCAACACCCATTTCCCGTTCTCCGACCTGAATAACGTACAGATCGCCGATCAGGTCAGCCATTTTTTGCAGCAGAAGCATCTGCAATAG
- the phoA gene encoding alkaline phosphatase, which produces MKQIPLFTVTLLASLIATSAVAEDAQYSRAANGDVTEHGGARRLTGDQTEALKASLSNSTAKNVILLIGDGMGDSEITAARNQARGAGGFFPGLDALPLTGQYTHYSLDKKTHKPNYVTDSAASATAWATGTKSYNGAIGVDVNGKDQVTILELAKAAGKATGNVSTAELQDATPAALIAHVTSRKCYGPEKTSELCPTNALEQGGKGSITEQMLKTRADVTLGGGAKSFGETAKAGEYQGKTLREQAQALGYQWIDNLDGMNAIQQADQNKPVLGLFADGNMPVRWQGPKASYHGNIDKPVVTCEVNKERPASVPTLAQMTKKAIDLLSTNEKGFFLQVEGASIDKQDHAANPCGQIGETVDLDEAVQQALAFAREHGDTLVVVTADHAHSSQIVENGTKAPGLTQAVNTKDGAVMTISYGNSEEDSQEHTGSQVRIAAYGPHAANVVGLTDQTDLFFTLKNAMGLK; this is translated from the coding sequence ATGAAACAGATACCTCTCTTTACGGTTACGCTGCTGGCTTCGCTGATCGCGACATCAGCAGTGGCAGAAGATGCGCAATATTCCCGCGCCGCTAACGGTGATGTCACCGAACACGGCGGCGCGCGTCGTCTCACCGGCGACCAGACCGAAGCGCTGAAAGCTTCACTAAGCAATAGCACCGCGAAAAACGTGATTCTGCTGATTGGTGACGGCATGGGAGATTCGGAAATCACCGCCGCGCGTAATCAGGCGCGTGGTGCAGGCGGTTTCTTCCCCGGTCTTGATGCGTTGCCGCTTACCGGTCAATACACGCACTATTCATTAGACAAGAAAACCCATAAGCCAAATTACGTGACGGATTCCGCCGCCTCAGCCACCGCGTGGGCCACCGGCACCAAATCCTATAACGGCGCGATAGGCGTCGACGTGAACGGCAAAGATCAGGTAACGATTCTTGAGCTGGCGAAAGCCGCCGGTAAAGCCACCGGCAACGTCTCCACTGCTGAGCTGCAGGACGCCACGCCAGCGGCCCTGATCGCCCACGTTACCTCGCGCAAATGCTACGGCCCGGAGAAAACCAGCGAGCTGTGCCCAACCAATGCGCTGGAGCAGGGCGGTAAAGGATCGATTACCGAGCAGATGCTGAAAACCCGTGCGGACGTTACGTTAGGCGGCGGCGCGAAATCCTTCGGCGAAACCGCCAAAGCCGGCGAGTATCAGGGCAAAACCCTGCGCGAACAGGCTCAAGCGCTGGGCTATCAGTGGATTGATAATCTGGATGGCATGAACGCCATTCAGCAGGCAGATCAGAATAAACCGGTGCTTGGCCTGTTCGCCGACGGCAATATGCCGGTGCGCTGGCAGGGACCGAAAGCCAGCTATCATGGCAACATTGATAAGCCGGTAGTGACCTGCGAAGTGAATAAAGAGCGTCCAGCTTCGGTACCAACGCTGGCGCAGATGACCAAAAAAGCTATCGATCTGTTGAGCACTAATGAGAAAGGCTTCTTCCTGCAGGTAGAAGGCGCGTCGATTGATAAGCAGGATCATGCGGCTAATCCATGCGGTCAGATTGGTGAAACCGTCGATCTGGATGAAGCGGTGCAGCAGGCGCTGGCATTTGCGCGCGAGCACGGCGACACGCTGGTGGTGGTGACCGCCGATCACGCGCACAGCAGCCAGATCGTGGAAAACGGCACCAAAGCACCGGGCCTGACGCAGGCGGTGAACACCAAAGATGGTGCGGTGATGACCATCAGCTACGGCAATTCAGAAGAGGATTCGCAAGAGCACACCGGTTCGCAGGTGCGTATTGCGGCGTATGGCCCGCATGCGGCAAACGTGGTGGGCTTGACCGATCAGACCGATCTGTTCTTTACCCTGAAGAATGCGATGGGGTTGAAGTAA
- the gap gene encoding type I glyceraldehyde-3-phosphate dehydrogenase: protein MTKIGINGFGRIGRNVFRAALGSDDIEIVAINDLTDSKTLAHLLKHDSLLGRLPAEVEAGEGELRIDGKAVRVFSERDPANIRWRDVGVDIVIEATGFFTERDKAVVHITSGGAKRVIISAPGKNDDLTIVLGVNDQRYDPQQHFVVSNGSCTTNGLAPAAAVLHQAFGIEHGLMNTTHAYTNSQVLHDQPEKDLRGARAAALSIVPYSSGAAKALGRVIPELDGRLTGYSLRVPVPVVSIVDLTVTLKRDVTAEEVNDAFKAAAAEGPLKGILGYSDEPLVSSDYQGDARSSIIDGLSTLVIGGNLVKILAWYDNEWGFSNRLVDLARLMAKRGL from the coding sequence ATGACTAAGATCGGCATCAACGGCTTTGGCCGTATCGGACGTAACGTTTTTCGCGCAGCGCTGGGCAGCGATGATATTGAAATCGTCGCCATCAACGACCTCACCGACAGTAAAACCCTCGCGCATCTGTTGAAACACGATTCCCTGCTCGGCAGACTGCCGGCAGAAGTGGAAGCAGGCGAAGGCGAATTGCGCATTGATGGCAAAGCAGTGCGCGTGTTCAGCGAGCGCGATCCGGCGAATATTCGCTGGCGCGATGTCGGCGTGGATATCGTGATTGAAGCCACCGGCTTCTTCACCGAACGCGACAAAGCCGTTGTGCACATCACCAGCGGCGGTGCTAAGCGCGTGATTATCTCCGCGCCGGGCAAGAACGATGACCTGACGATTGTGCTGGGCGTGAACGATCAGCGTTACGATCCGCAGCAGCACTTTGTAGTGAGTAACGGCAGCTGCACCACTAACGGCTTAGCGCCTGCGGCGGCGGTGCTGCATCAAGCGTTTGGCATCGAGCACGGTTTAATGAATACCACGCATGCTTATACTAACAGCCAGGTGCTACACGACCAGCCAGAGAAAGATCTGCGCGGTGCGCGAGCGGCGGCGCTGTCGATTGTGCCTTATTCAAGCGGTGCGGCGAAGGCGCTCGGTCGGGTGATTCCGGAGCTGGACGGTCGATTGACTGGCTATTCCCTGCGCGTGCCGGTGCCGGTGGTTTCGATTGTTGATTTGACCGTGACGCTGAAACGCGATGTGACAGCAGAAGAGGTGAACGACGCCTTTAAAGCGGCGGCGGCAGAAGGTCCGCTGAAGGGGATTCTCGGATACAGCGATGAGCCGCTGGTATCGAGCGATTATCAGGGCGATGCCCGTTCATCGATTATCGATGGGCTTTCTACGCTGGTGATTGGCGGCAATCTGGTGAAGATCCTTGCCTGGTATGATAACGAATGGGGCTTCTCGAATCGTTTAGTGGATTTAGCGCGCTTGATGGCAAAACGCGGATTGTAA
- a CDS encoding amidase yields MTTLWQASQQLLAGQISPETLTQDALRAIAAESGEGKRVFTKVYSDAARQQAAQASARWQQQPPRSAIDGLPISIKDLFDVAGEVTTAGSRLLSNASVATANASLVDRLQQAGAAIVGKTNMSEFAFTGLGVNPHYGTPANPWQRAQQRIPGGSSSGAAVAVSDGMCLAAVGTDTGGSVRIPAALCGLTGFKPSASRIDQRGTLPLAASLDSIGVIAHDVRSCWLLDSVIADQPLQIDERNLSEAHFVIPQTRVLAGLDEHVSAAWLHALDVLRAQGVKITELPLQELAELDTINARGGITAWEAWQWHQHYAQSQPEAYDPQVLTRIQRGSLLNGEDAAELYQLRANWKQRVEQAVAPFDSILMPTVPLIAPTLAELEDPARYMQVNLLMLRNTSVINMLDGCSISLPCHQPGAAPVGLMLSSSHGNDAALLSWAAAIETTLKRSS; encoded by the coding sequence ATGACAACGTTATGGCAAGCGAGCCAGCAGCTGCTCGCCGGGCAAATCAGCCCTGAAACCCTGACCCAGGATGCGCTGCGTGCCATCGCAGCGGAAAGCGGAGAAGGCAAGCGCGTCTTCACTAAGGTGTATTCCGATGCTGCACGTCAGCAAGCGGCACAAGCCAGCGCGCGCTGGCAGCAGCAACCGCCGCGCAGCGCGATTGATGGTCTGCCTATCAGCATCAAAGATCTGTTCGATGTCGCCGGAGAAGTGACCACTGCCGGTTCCCGCTTGCTGAGCAACGCCAGTGTAGCCACGGCGAATGCCAGCTTAGTTGATCGGCTGCAGCAGGCCGGTGCCGCCATCGTTGGCAAAACCAATATGAGCGAATTCGCCTTCACTGGCCTCGGCGTCAATCCGCATTACGGTACGCCCGCCAATCCGTGGCAGCGCGCTCAGCAGCGCATTCCTGGCGGTTCCTCTTCCGGTGCGGCGGTGGCGGTGAGCGATGGCATGTGCCTGGCGGCGGTCGGTACCGATACCGGCGGTTCGGTGCGCATTCCAGCGGCGCTGTGCGGCTTAACCGGTTTCAAACCCAGCGCCAGCCGCATTGATCAACGCGGAACGCTGCCGCTGGCGGCTTCGCTCGACAGCATCGGCGTGATCGCCCACGACGTGCGCAGCTGCTGGCTGCTCGATAGCGTGATCGCCGATCAACCGCTGCAGATCGATGAGCGGAATCTGTCGGAGGCGCATTTCGTGATTCCGCAGACGCGGGTGCTGGCTGGCCTTGATGAACACGTCAGCGCCGCCTGGCTGCATGCGCTTGATGTGCTGCGCGCGCAGGGCGTGAAAATCACCGAGCTGCCGCTGCAAGAGCTGGCGGAACTCGACACCATCAACGCGCGCGGCGGCATTACCGCGTGGGAAGCCTGGCAATGGCATCAGCATTACGCCCAATCTCAGCCGGAAGCTTACGATCCGCAGGTTCTGACGCGCATTCAACGCGGCAGTTTGCTGAATGGAGAGGATGCCGCCGAACTTTACCAGCTGCGCGCCAACTGGAAACAGCGCGTCGAGCAGGCGGTCGCGCCCTTCGACAGCATATTGATGCCAACGGTGCCGCTGATTGCGCCGACGCTGGCCGAGCTCGAGGATCCCGCGCGTTATATGCAGGTCAATCTGCTGATGCTGCGCAACACCAGCGTGATCAACATGCTGGATGGCTGTTCAATTTCTCTGCCTTGTCATCAGCCCGGCGCTGCGCCGGTTGGCCTGATGCTCTCTTCCTCCCATGGCAACGATGCTGCATTACTCAGCTGGGCTGCCGCGATTGAAACCACCCTGAAACGGAGTAGCTGA
- a CDS encoding multidrug effflux MFS transporter: MGHASTRTQSFTVKSRGLPFILILSALMAITSLSTDIYLPAMPIMARELHGDAELTITGFLIGFCIAQLIWGPLSDHFGRKTPLFIGLTLFVIGSVGCALSTDITHIVFWRVFQALGACTGPMLARAMIRDLFARSRAAQMLSTLMVIMAIAPIAGPLLGGQMIRVTSWHAIFWLLAAIGGVMLMLICWLPETLPPEKRVKASLPGAFRNYFALLKNRHFMRFTLCVACYYVAAYAFITGSPFVYISYFGIDAQHYGWLFAVNVVGLMAVSMVNRRLVHRYPLESLLKCAVLTATVAALILALCSKLQFGGIVMIILSVFVFFSMNGIIAATSTAAAMDAVPNMAGSASALIGSLQYGSGIISSLLLALLSDGTPWTMGWIIALFTVASAVMAITAATAKSHH; the protein is encoded by the coding sequence ATGGGTCACGCCTCAACGCGTACGCAATCCTTCACCGTCAAGTCGCGCGGTTTGCCGTTTATTCTCATTCTGAGTGCGTTGATGGCGATCACCTCGCTATCCACGGATATCTATCTGCCCGCCATGCCGATCATGGCGCGCGAGTTGCACGGCGATGCGGAACTCACCATCACCGGATTTCTCATTGGCTTCTGTATTGCCCAGCTGATTTGGGGGCCGTTGAGCGATCACTTCGGCCGTAAAACGCCGCTGTTTATTGGCCTGACACTGTTTGTCATCGGCTCAGTGGGTTGTGCGCTCTCCACTGACATCACCCACATCGTGTTCTGGCGTGTGTTCCAGGCTTTAGGCGCTTGTACCGGACCGATGCTGGCGCGCGCCATGATTCGCGATCTGTTTGCTCGCTCGCGTGCTGCGCAGATGCTCTCGACGCTGATGGTAATTATGGCGATTGCGCCAATTGCCGGGCCGCTGTTGGGCGGGCAGATGATCCGCGTGACATCCTGGCATGCCATCTTCTGGCTTTTAGCGGCTATCGGCGGCGTGATGCTGATGTTGATCTGCTGGTTGCCGGAAACCTTGCCGCCGGAGAAACGGGTGAAAGCCTCGCTGCCAGGCGCGTTTCGCAACTATTTCGCACTGCTGAAAAATCGCCATTTCATGAGGTTTACCCTGTGCGTGGCGTGCTATTACGTTGCGGCCTATGCCTTTATTACCGGCTCGCCTTTTGTCTACATCTCTTACTTCGGCATTGATGCGCAGCACTATGGCTGGCTGTTTGCGGTCAACGTGGTGGGTTTGATGGCGGTGAGCATGGTCAACCGACGTTTAGTGCATCGCTATCCGCTTGAGTCGCTGCTGAAGTGTGCGGTGTTAACCGCCACCGTGGCGGCGCTGATCCTCGCGCTCTGCAGCAAACTGCAGTTCGGCGGCATCGTGATGATCATTCTCTCGGTGTTCGTATTCTTCTCGATGAACGGCATCATCGCCGCCACTTCAACTGCGGCAGCGATGGATGCGGTGCCGAATATGGCGGGTTCCGCCTCGGCGCTGATTGGCTCGCTGCAATACGGCAGCGGCATCATCTCATCGTTGCTGCTGGCGCTGTTAAGCGACGGCACGCCGTGGACCATGGGCTGGATTATCGCGCTGTTTACCGTGGCGAGTGCGGTCATGGCGATCACCGCCGCCACGGCAAAGTCGCACCACTGA